In the genome of Caldisphaera lagunensis DSM 15908, the window AAAAGCATTTGCTTATGCATTTAATTACACACAGTTCATTAATAATATATTGGGTAATGCTAAATATCACTTTAACTTTGGGGAACAAATTTGTGGTGTGATAATTCAAGGACTTCCATATTATGTTCCTCCATCAGAATTAAGTAATTGCCCAACATTTAACTTAACATATGCAAAGCAATTAATGGAAGAATCAGGATTTTATAATATCTCAGTAAACTTCCCAATTATTGTATCAAGTGGTGATACAGTTGATTTCACAGCAGCAGAGATGTGGGCACAAGCATTACATGAAATGGATCCAAACATAAATGCTGTTCCCTTATATATGCCGCAAACAACGATAATGTCATATCAAATACCTGGACAAAATCCAATGCCAATTTATAATCTTGAGTGGGTACCGGATTATCCTTTAGCAAGTGATTTTGTTAATGCATTATATCTTTTATCTGGGGATTATGCTGCTCCTAATGGATGGAATGTTTCCTATTTTGAGAACTTAAGCAAATACTTTGCATCTCAAGGAAATACTTTTCTTGCTAATCTATTTGAAAATGAATCTGAACAATATGAAGAATTAAATAATTTAATAATTATGGCAAATAATGCAGCTTTGCAAGGTAATACCTCTTTAGCTTCATTATATTACAAAGAAGCAGAACAACTTGCTATAGATCAGTATCTATATGTATATGAATATCAACCAAACTTGCAATGGGTAATAAAGCCATATATGTATGCTTTTAATAACCAAATAAGCTATCAAGAAAATCCCATAAATGCAGAGGATTCAGTATTTTATTGGTGGTTTAAATAGGTTTATTAAATTCTTTTATATTTGATTTTTAATTACAGATAAGGGATAAGTTTGGAAATATTTGAATTTGAACCATTTAAAGGAATCGCGCTATTACCAAAAGAATCTAAAAGTATAATAAAAAATGAACAAGCTACAATTAATTGTGGAAGGGATAGAGCAGATTATATAAATAAAGAAAATGATAAAATTATAATTAAATTCAATGAAAAAATATTTGAGATAGATTATGATGTATTAGAAAAACATGTTAATAGAAGATCTGTGCTTTTAATCGATAAAGATTATTATGAGGCAGAGGTAAGAAGTACAAACAATTATTATAAATTGGTTCCCGTTAATGATACATATTATACCACTCTTGAGATTAATGGAATACATATGCATAGAATAAAAGGTATTACCCCGATGGAAGACGCGAAAAGAAAAGTTGAGGTAGCAGCTGTAAGAAAGGGGGTCAGAGTATTAGAAATAGGAACTGGTCTTGGATATACAGCAATAAATTCCCTAAAATTTGGGGCCAGAGAGGTTATTACAATAGAAAAAGATCAAAATGTTTTATGGTTGGCAGAAAGAAATCCATGGAGTTATGAATTAAATTCTGAAAAAATTAAAATTATTTTGGGGAATGCATTTGATATAATAAAAGATTTTAATAATGAATTTGACATAATTATACATGATCCACCTCGGTTTACATCAAATAGTAGTGAATTATATTCAATAGAATTTTATAAATATCTTTATTCCGCATTAAAAAGAAATGGTGTATTATTCCATTATACTGGAGAACCGGGTAGAGTTAAAGGTAAAGGTTTTCCATTAAAAATATCGGGCAAATTAAAAGATGTAGGATTTGAGGTATTGAGATATGATAGCATAGCAATGGGTATTAAAGCTATAAAGAAATAATTCAAAATCAATGTTTTGAAAATAACCTTTCATAAACTGCAAGCATATTAGAATAAAGAACTTCTCCCATTGTTAAATCTTTCAAAAATTTTGGCGGTATTGATGAATAGTTTTCGCTAACATATGCTTTTATATTATTTTCTTTAATTAAATTATATGAAGGACTGCAATAGGATCCATGGGCTGCAATTATTACATTTGCTTTATGTTTTATACATCCTTTTATAAATTCTGGTCTTTTTATTTTAGCATTTAATGCAGGATTTTCTTCAATTACTACGGGTTTATCATTTAATTTTTCAAATATAGCTAAATATTTTGCCCTAGAAGTTATTGTTATTTTGTTATCATCGCTTAGCGGAATACAAATCTTTTCCAATATTATCCTCTGTTTTTATTATTAATTAGATAGTTTTAAGCTTTTCTAAAAATGAAGTGCTAATAGTGAACTATGCAGTTAACTGCTTGGTTTACTGGTGCATTAAACAAAACCTTAATCTTAAACTTATTAATTTATTAAAAAATATTATAAATTTCTAAGCTTAAATTAAATTAAGAAACTTATTGAGTTTTTTGTTTATCTGAATTTTTGTATGACAAAAGCTCCCTTAATATGCTATCTTTTAATTGCAACCAGTTTTGATCTTTAGGTACAGATATTTTAACTAAATATATTAAATAATTTTTATCGCTTTGTTCCGTTAAATAAAAGCTTGCCTTATCATCAAATTTACTTAATACTTTTTTTGCATGTAATTCAAATGCTTCCATATCGCTTATTGGTATTTCTACTCTAATAGAGCCAGTAAAGTTATCTTCCCATATCGTTTGATATTTGATAATACCCCCACCCAAAATATGGCTATTTGTTATCTTTAATTCATAGCCTTGATCTGTTATAATTGAAGATGCAAATAAGCCAACTTCTACTACCTTTCCATCATATCCAGGTATTATATAATCTGGCGAGAAATATTTGTATCCTGGATTTGAAGCCCATTGATATGGTAAACGCCAATTTATTACCCTTACTCTTTCTCCAGGCTTAATAAATCCTGTTGTTAATATTAGTATTCCAGAAAATAAGTTATCTAAAGTAGGTTGCAGAGCATAACCTAAAACCAAACCTGTTACAGTACCTCCAAATAATGCTACCGTAGTGCTAATTTTTGTAAAAGCTATTACTGCTATGATAACTATAATATAACCTACTATTTTTACAAGATTACCAACTGATAAAGATCTTTCCCTATATTTAGGAAATAAGCTTCTTATAATACCATTACCTATACTTCTAACTATTAACAAACCCGCTGCTAAATAAAGAACATCTCTTACAACATACATGTACTCTTGTAATCTATGGATAAAAATTGCTAAAAAGTTAACAAACAGGTATATTGTTACAACTATAGCGACTATTGAAATAATTTCTGCCAAGGTTCTGTTAAATGTTGAAATGGCCCTTCTTGAAATTTTGTCCTCCCCAATAACAATATTATTTGTGTTGAATTATAAAGCTATGTAGCATCTCACCCATTATTTTTAACTAGATGGGGGTTAAGGGGGCGAAAGTCCCCTTCCATGAGGGATGGATAGCCCCCTTATAGAAGGATTTATTATAATTCATCAATTCTGGGAAAAATATTAGGCATTGGCTGAAAGCTCTAGGTCATACCCTAGGGACTGGGGATTAAGCCTGTGGAGAGCAAACCCTCCGTAACTCCTCCTTCCACACGGGATATAACGGAACGGTTCTGTTTGATGGAATACTGTGGGTGTAGGGAGATCGAGGTTACTCTAAGAAGCAGGAAATTCTCACCGCGAGGTGGGGATGCCCCATCAGAAAGGGCGGGATAGTCCACATAACTATACTAGAAGTAGAATAAACATTTAGGATCATAAGGTTAACCTTTTTTCAACCAAAAGAGGTTAAATTTCGGTTAACTCTACCATTCTTATGGAAAAAGTAGAGATAACTTCCTGTTAACTCTACTTATTTTTAAATTTTTTATAATTTAAAAGTTGTTTTATAATATAATTTACTCATATCGTTCCTCTTATATAAAATTTTGGTAATACCTTGATTAGAGGTTTAACATAAAAAAAGAGTAGAAGATATAGCTAAAACAAATAGGTGCTAATATGAATTTAAGGAAGCGGTATTACCTAAGATCAAGTAATACCGCCAAGGAAGCGATCCATAAACTTTTATTTTTTAGATATAGCATATACAATTAAATAATAGTTTATTAAATAAATAAAAAAATATAGTTTACTAGTAAATACACTAGTAAATTTATCAATTTATTGTTTAGCTATCAAATTAAAATTCATTAATTGCTACTGAAGCATAATTCATGAATTTTTATAAAACAATATTTAATCTTAATTTTTATTGATTATATTAAAATATGTTAGAAACAATTCATGAATTTTTATTTGTTAATTAATTTGAAAATATTAATCAAATAATAGTGAATGAGACTTTTGATCTTTTTTACATTTCTTTAATATTCCTCATTTTTTGTAAACAATGAAAATTTTTTCTACAATAAAGGATGAGATTTCTATCAAAGACAAAAACATTACAACAAATGAAAGTCTAGCTAGAAAAAATCAGTCTTTTTTATATGTTTTATTAAGATTTTGAATGTTTCTTAAAGCTTGGAAATGTTTATATAATGAAGGAGACATATTTCTTCTTATTTCTAAAAACTTTTTATTAAAGTTATTTTATGCTAACTAACGCAGCTCCTATGCTTGCTAATATAGCAGCTATCCAATGATATTTTTTAGGCCTTTTTTCTCCAACACCAAATGCTAATAAAATGAAGGTTGCAACAACAGGTCTTATGTTTTGTAATGGAGCAACAACACTTGCCT includes:
- a CDS encoding class I SAM-dependent methyltransferase; the protein is MEIFEFEPFKGIALLPKESKSIIKNEQATINCGRDRADYINKENDKIIIKFNEKIFEIDYDVLEKHVNRRSVLLIDKDYYEAEVRSTNNYYKLVPVNDTYYTTLEINGIHMHRIKGITPMEDAKRKVEVAAVRKGVRVLEIGTGLGYTAINSLKFGAREVITIEKDQNVLWLAERNPWSYELNSEKIKIILGNAFDIIKDFNNEFDIIIHDPPRFTSNSSELYSIEFYKYLYSALKRNGVLFHYTGEPGRVKGKGFPLKISGKLKDVGFEVLRYDSIAMGIKAIKK
- a CDS encoding mechanosensitive ion channel family protein; translation: MAEIISIVAIVVTIYLFVNFLAIFIHRLQEYMYVVRDVLYLAAGLLIVRSIGNGIIRSLFPKYRERSLSVGNLVKIVGYIIVIIAVIAFTKISTTVALFGGTVTGLVLGYALQPTLDNLFSGILILTTGFIKPGERVRVINWRLPYQWASNPGYKYFSPDYIIPGYDGKVVEVGLFASSIITDQGYELKITNSHILGGGIIKYQTIWEDNFTGSIRVEIPISDMEAFELHAKKVLSKFDDKASFYLTEQSDKNYLIYLVKISVPKDQNWLQLKDSILRELLSYKNSDKQKTQ